A genomic segment from Paenibacillus sp. FSL K6-1096 encodes:
- a CDS encoding S-layer homology domain-containing protein, with protein MTISKKWKKRWSRALATSLSTALVAVNFALPGPVAHAAVAENDGSEQIFTSEKYRNFTKDGGAAVNLTFPELFITSDPDEMMAGATVVINGYKAGDQMTFATSGTGITVASSGDNGAYILTGNAPVEVYQQVLESAQFKMTTPGERSLTFGLGSVLAFNKNGHFYEYVTDASVKWPDARAKAELRTYYGRQGYLATITDPDENAFIAEKAQGIGWIGGKDVARSEDANGRANTRVFSLQNNKYNGYGDWRWVTGPEGKLEYEGKSGLPFYKGYNANGGKNDSATVTDATYGIGSDHIMHNNWDAGEPNDSTYEHVVHIFKNGTWNDYATNSVVNAYLVEYGGMPGDADTSISTTITLVDKTPLKTDADTAEGYLNLEPQEYTKASLAVLKDASDAAKAILDDEHASPEEIEAARKGLADAVAGLVKQPPVADSASYTEGSSNQVSIKFDKPIQFKEGDADSTDDFRVTLDGRLVDVTNAVVSDQDPSIIILTLDSPLANDPVVRIEYDAAQSAIEAQTPGKEPVSAFTLIANGPFGDSLEILTPAKDTEVYGADFPLPVSGQAALDSVVTAAVYNVDAHPDAYLFDLEVGITVTDDVYKWDTKLPGPLAPGSYHVAVTSTKTFGDEVKKETKLIPFTVPQLELTHVAVIEGQPDHAVLTFNQPVGSALTDADFTGLTVDGRKVIAVKSVQGDKVEVVLEEALGPDDALIVGYDPAAGNVTAEGNVLNELKPIQAGDQSGITKNNNVIPLQLVAAYPEEGQLKLVFNKPINDLTDLSGFTYGGVPLQGPFEINGNELIVPIPSDHKGGLLSYDPQLGSVTENGNKHNPLTGLQPGIDLGGDGKYIADGGKLPENGLGLSAGDQPVSLNPGFQPDVPSGYQATVPNETDSIALNLAPAGDNGTLRKVSLNGVQVPDGDWSKLPLQEGVNTIQVDIVDAKNPGIKLGQYQIQVIRASGKLVSLEPSSGTLQPEFKPEIDKYEATVSNSVYEISLKPFTLDPGAVVTVGVAGEPPVQVKSGDWSTALPLKVGKNEVVVTVKDSAGGTNTYTVTITRQEPAPSGGGGGGSAPAAPETSKTEVIQVDVAIGGANAAGITKVPVQRTTQSNGTITDLVRFTKDKAEEAVQKAKETGQSIARVVIPDAADNVSEVNVQVPVETAKLLKDNGIVLEIYTENAIVRIPNESLDGITQDFYFRLVPVRNAVERSEIEKRATLEAVVREVAKDNKIEVVARPMTIETNLSSRAVTLILPLKDVKLPAGEAERNRFLAQLGIFIEHTDGQKEVVKGKPVTYKEGLLGLEFSVSKFSTFTIINFNNQASAMHEAYIIGFPDGEFKPDERVTRSQMALMIARNLGYDASAAVSSPPFPDVAVRHYAAGAIAFVNAQGVMKGDPAGQFRGAAPITRAEMAAAAANYLKLAVPADGQSSFNDTTGHWAQGVIEANVKAGLLKGYPDGSFKPNAYLTRAEAVVIVNQMFDRGPLYGADAVKFPDVSKNHWAYQDIQEAVIDHHYQIDADQREQRVSE; from the coding sequence ATGACAATATCGAAGAAATGGAAAAAAAGATGGTCCCGCGCGCTGGCCACCTCTTTGTCAACTGCGCTGGTCGCCGTCAATTTTGCGCTGCCTGGGCCTGTGGCTCATGCGGCTGTAGCGGAGAATGATGGTTCGGAACAAATTTTCACTTCAGAAAAGTACCGGAACTTCACTAAGGATGGCGGGGCGGCTGTAAACTTAACCTTCCCGGAGCTGTTCATTACCTCAGATCCGGATGAAATGATGGCAGGGGCTACGGTTGTCATTAATGGTTATAAAGCGGGCGATCAGATGACTTTCGCCACATCGGGTACGGGAATTACAGTGGCCTCCAGCGGGGACAATGGCGCTTATATCTTAACAGGCAATGCGCCGGTCGAAGTCTACCAGCAGGTATTGGAAAGTGCCCAGTTTAAGATGACTACACCGGGTGAACGCAGCCTGACCTTCGGTCTCGGATCTGTACTCGCTTTTAATAAGAATGGTCACTTCTACGAATATGTGACGGATGCAAGTGTTAAGTGGCCGGATGCCCGGGCGAAGGCCGAGCTGCGGACCTACTATGGACGTCAAGGGTATTTGGCGACGATTACTGACCCGGATGAGAACGCTTTTATTGCGGAGAAGGCTCAAGGAATTGGTTGGATTGGCGGTAAGGACGTAGCCCGTTCAGAAGATGCCAACGGAAGGGCTAACACACGAGTGTTCTCCTTGCAGAATAACAAATATAACGGTTACGGCGATTGGCGCTGGGTAACCGGACCCGAAGGAAAGCTGGAGTACGAAGGTAAGTCCGGGCTTCCTTTCTATAAGGGTTACAATGCTAATGGAGGAAAAAATGATTCCGCCACGGTAACGGATGCTACTTACGGCATCGGCAGTGATCATATCATGCACAATAACTGGGATGCAGGAGAGCCGAATGACTCTACCTACGAGCATGTGGTCCATATCTTTAAAAATGGTACATGGAACGATTATGCTACCAACAGTGTGGTCAATGCCTACCTGGTCGAATACGGCGGTATGCCGGGCGATGCCGACACTAGCATCAGTACTACCATTACACTGGTAGATAAAACTCCGCTGAAAACGGATGCCGATACAGCAGAGGGCTATCTTAATCTTGAGCCGCAGGAATACACAAAGGCCTCTCTGGCGGTTCTGAAGGATGCTTCAGACGCGGCCAAGGCCATCCTTGATGATGAACATGCTTCCCCGGAAGAGATTGAAGCCGCACGCAAGGGTCTGGCGGATGCGGTTGCCGGACTGGTTAAGCAGCCGCCGGTGGCGGACAGCGCCAGCTACACAGAGGGAAGCAGCAACCAGGTATCCATCAAGTTTGATAAGCCTATACAGTTCAAAGAGGGCGATGCCGATTCTACGGATGATTTCCGGGTGACGCTGGACGGCAGACTGGTTGATGTTACGAATGCTGTAGTATCAGACCAAGATCCGAGTATCATTATTCTGACCTTGGACAGCCCGTTGGCCAATGATCCTGTGGTCAGAATCGAATACGATGCCGCGCAATCGGCCATCGAGGCTCAGACGCCGGGAAAAGAGCCGGTTTCAGCATTTACGCTCATTGCGAACGGACCGTTCGGGGATTCCTTGGAGATTCTAACACCTGCCAAGGATACTGAGGTCTATGGAGCAGATTTCCCGCTCCCGGTATCCGGACAAGCTGCCTTGGACTCAGTAGTTACGGCTGCTGTCTACAATGTGGATGCTCATCCGGACGCCTATCTGTTTGACCTTGAGGTAGGCATTACGGTAACTGATGATGTCTATAAGTGGGACACCAAGCTGCCGGGACCGCTGGCACCGGGCTCCTACCATGTGGCGGTGACGTCTACCAAGACCTTCGGTGATGAAGTAAAAAAAGAAACGAAACTGATACCGTTCACCGTGCCGCAGCTGGAATTGACCCATGTGGCGGTAATCGAAGGCCAGCCGGATCATGCGGTGCTGACGTTCAACCAGCCTGTTGGCTCTGCGTTGACCGATGCTGATTTCACCGGGCTTACCGTCGATGGACGGAAAGTGATTGCTGTGAAGTCCGTTCAAGGCGATAAAGTAGAAGTCGTTCTGGAGGAAGCGCTCGGTCCAGATGATGCATTAATCGTAGGGTACGACCCTGCTGCCGGTAATGTTACGGCTGAAGGCAATGTCCTGAACGAATTGAAGCCGATCCAGGCCGGCGACCAGTCCGGCATCACGAAGAATAACAATGTGATTCCGCTTCAGCTCGTTGCTGCTTATCCCGAAGAGGGGCAGCTCAAGCTGGTGTTCAACAAGCCGATCAACGACCTGACCGATCTGTCCGGGTTCACTTACGGCGGCGTGCCGCTTCAGGGACCTTTTGAAATCAATGGTAATGAACTGATCGTTCCCATTCCTTCAGATCATAAGGGCGGCCTGCTCAGTTACGATCCGCAGCTTGGAAGTGTGACTGAGAATGGCAATAAGCATAACCCGCTTACGGGCCTGCAGCCGGGGATTGATCTCGGCGGGGACGGCAAATATATCGCAGACGGCGGCAAGCTGCCGGAGAACGGTCTGGGATTGAGTGCCGGGGATCAGCCGGTATCCTTAAATCCGGGCTTCCAGCCGGATGTGCCAAGCGGCTACCAGGCGACTGTGCCAAATGAAACAGATTCGATTGCCCTCAATCTTGCTCCGGCAGGAGATAACGGTACGCTGCGCAAGGTAAGCCTGAACGGTGTCCAGGTTCCTGATGGTGACTGGAGCAAGCTGCCGCTTCAGGAAGGGGTTAATACCATCCAGGTAGACATTGTCGATGCGAAGAACCCGGGCATTAAGCTGGGGCAATACCAGATTCAGGTTATCCGGGCCAGCGGGAAGCTGGTTTCGCTTGAGCCTTCCAGCGGCACCCTACAGCCGGAGTTCAAGCCTGAAATTGACAAGTATGAAGCAACTGTAAGCAACAGCGTGTATGAAATTTCCCTTAAGCCGTTTACACTGGACCCGGGGGCTGTAGTAACGGTCGGCGTTGCGGGTGAACCTCCGGTACAGGTGAAAAGCGGCGACTGGAGCACAGCGCTCCCGCTGAAGGTAGGAAAGAATGAGGTTGTGGTGACCGTCAAGGATTCCGCAGGCGGAACGAACACCTACACCGTGACCATCACCAGACAAGAGCCTGCTCCATCCGGCGGCGGAGGCGGAGGTTCCGCTCCGGCGGCTCCTGAAACATCCAAAACTGAAGTGATTCAGGTAGATGTCGCTATCGGCGGTGCGAATGCAGCCGGCATTACGAAAGTACCGGTACAGCGGACAACGCAAAGCAATGGCACGATCACAGATCTGGTCCGCTTCACCAAGGATAAGGCTGAGGAAGCGGTGCAGAAGGCGAAGGAGACCGGGCAGAGCATCGCCCGTGTAGTGATCCCGGATGCCGCGGACAATGTCAGTGAGGTTAACGTCCAAGTTCCGGTAGAAACTGCTAAGCTGCTGAAAGATAACGGTATTGTGCTGGAGATCTACACAGAGAATGCAATTGTTCGCATTCCGAACGAATCTCTCGACGGAATCACGCAGGACTTCTATTTCCGGCTTGTGCCGGTAAGAAATGCAGTAGAGCGTAGCGAAATTGAGAAGAGAGCTACACTTGAAGCCGTTGTGCGTGAAGTGGCGAAGGACAACAAGATTGAGGTGGTCGCCAGACCGATGACCATCGAGACGAATCTGTCCAGCCGGGCGGTCACGCTGATTCTGCCGCTGAAGGACGTGAAGCTGCCTGCCGGTGAAGCAGAGCGCAACAGGTTCCTGGCGCAGCTTGGTATTTTCATTGAGCATACTGACGGCCAGAAAGAGGTTGTTAAAGGCAAGCCAGTTACCTACAAAGAGGGATTGCTTGGACTGGAATTCTCGGTAAGCAAATTCAGTACCTTTACGATTATTAATTTCAACAATCAGGCCTCTGCGATGCATGAAGCCTACATCATTGGCTTCCCGGACGGTGAATTCAAGCCGGATGAACGGGTTACACGTTCGCAGATGGCACTCATGATTGCCCGGAATCTGGGTTATGATGCAAGTGCAGCTGTGAGCAGTCCTCCTTTCCCGGATGTGGCTGTCCGTCATTATGCAGCGGGAGCTATTGCCTTCGTGAATGCACAAGGTGTGATGAAGGGCGATCCGGCCGGGCAATTCCGGGGGGCTGCACCGATTACGAGAGCGGAGATGGCCGCTGCTGCTGCCAATTACCTGAAGCTTGCAGTGCCGGCAGACGGACAATCCAGCTTCAATGATACAACCGGACACTGGGCGCAAGGTGTCATTGAAGCCAACGTGAAGGCTGGCCTGCTGAAGGGCTACCCGGACGGCAGCTTCAAGCCGAATGCCTATCTGACCCGTGCGGAAGCGGTGGTTATCGTCAATCAGATGTTTGACCGCGGCCCGCTGTATGGAGCGGATGCTGTCAAGTTCCCGGATGTCTCCAAGAATCATTGGGCTTACCAGGATATCCAGGAGGCTGTGATTGACCATCACTACCAGATTGATGCCGACCAGAGAGAGCAAAGGGTATCGGAATAA
- a CDS encoding response regulator, translated as MKAILIDDEALALNYLEHQLRKLGEFEIIGKYTDPLLGKQRVEETEADIVFLDIHIPELSGIELAEMLLEQRPDLQVVFVTAYDKYAIKAFELNALDYVLKPIQLDRLRLTARRLDARRKPRTASVVTEQSWSILMFDAFRIFEGVRELAPLQWRTAKAQEIFFYLLHHRGKVVSKATLIELLWPEFDLDRAYPQLYTAVYHIRKMLEPFSRERILLQNTADGYLLRLDGVYLDADEFDHFIQAGIEVSEYTVPEYERILKLFKSEYLEGYDYVWAELERQRFQLHWIRLKLNLVHWYMENEAYEQAFKHIEQVCTRYPLEEQAQLLYMKISDRMGFHFLVQRQYLLLETVMEAEVSEKPGQEVMKWYKDWDKKRQKG; from the coding sequence ATGAAAGCAATCCTGATTGATGATGAAGCGCTGGCACTGAATTATCTGGAGCATCAGCTGCGCAAGCTTGGTGAGTTCGAAATCATCGGCAAATATACGGACCCGCTGCTGGGCAAACAAAGGGTGGAGGAGACCGAGGCCGATATTGTGTTCCTTGATATCCATATTCCCGAGCTAAGCGGGATTGAGCTGGCTGAAATGCTGCTGGAGCAGAGACCCGATCTGCAGGTTGTGTTCGTAACGGCCTATGACAAGTATGCTATCAAAGCATTCGAGCTTAACGCGCTGGATTATGTGCTTAAGCCGATTCAATTAGACCGTCTGAGACTTACGGCCCGAAGGCTGGATGCCCGCCGGAAGCCGCGAACTGCCTCGGTGGTAACAGAGCAAAGCTGGAGCATCCTGATGTTCGATGCCTTCCGGATCTTTGAAGGCGTGCGGGAGCTGGCACCGCTTCAATGGAGAACGGCGAAGGCGCAGGAAATTTTCTTTTATCTGCTGCATCATCGCGGTAAGGTGGTCAGCAAAGCGACCCTGATTGAACTGCTGTGGCCCGAATTCGATCTGGACAGGGCTTACCCGCAGCTGTATACCGCAGTGTATCACATCCGCAAAATGCTGGAGCCCTTCAGCCGGGAGCGGATTCTGCTGCAGAACACAGCCGACGGCTATCTGCTGAGGCTGGACGGCGTCTATCTGGATGCAGATGAGTTCGACCATTTCATCCAGGCGGGGATTGAAGTATCGGAATATACGGTACCTGAATATGAACGTATCCTGAAGCTGTTCAAGAGCGAATACCTGGAGGGCTACGATTATGTATGGGCAGAGCTGGAACGCCAGAGATTTCAGCTGCACTGGATACGGCTCAAGCTGAATCTGGTCCACTGGTATATGGAGAACGAAGCGTACGAACAGGCCTTCAAGCACATCGAGCAGGTCTGTACCCGTTATCCGCTGGAGGAGCAGGCGCAATTATTGTATATGAAAATATCCGATCGCATGGGCTTTCATTTTCTGGTACAGCGGCAGTATCTGTTGCTGGAGACGGTGATGGAGGCTGAGGTGTCAGAGAAGCCTGGTCAAGAGGTTATGAAATGGTATAAGGATTGGGATAAGAAGCGGCAGAAAGGGTGA
- a CDS encoding GntR family transcriptional regulator, translating to MTQFVYKQIIADLKMKIFAGQYADMKLPDERSLSEAYQVSRSTIKRALMKMESSGIIFKKRGSGTFINPLYIKNDSIFNYEGSNLGVSDNFQMHGKKPDIKVLSFEVIRPTEELQRDLFLQPHDFVYKIVRLRLFDSAPFMIETGYIPIKIVQNLDQTIIEGSIFHYLEESRNLAVTKSFLSIFAEPSLPEDQELLHLKENEPVGIMEGIFFLDNGTPFEFSHMRFHYEYLRFNTFVSVH from the coding sequence ATGACCCAATTTGTCTACAAGCAGATTATTGCTGACCTCAAAATGAAGATCTTTGCCGGACAGTACGCTGACATGAAGCTGCCGGATGAGCGCAGTCTCAGCGAGGCTTATCAGGTGAGCCGCAGCACCATCAAGCGTGCGCTGATGAAGATGGAGAGCTCGGGTATTATTTTCAAGAAACGCGGCTCCGGCACCTTCATCAATCCGTTATACATAAAGAACGATTCGATCTTCAATTACGAAGGCTCTAATCTCGGGGTGTCGGACAACTTCCAGATGCATGGCAAGAAGCCGGACATCAAGGTGCTGAGCTTCGAGGTCATCCGGCCTACGGAGGAGCTTCAGCGCGATTTGTTCCTGCAGCCTCATGATTTCGTGTACAAGATCGTGCGTCTGCGCCTGTTCGACAGTGCGCCGTTTATGATTGAGACCGGATACATTCCGATCAAAATCGTCCAGAATCTCGACCAGACCATTATCGAAGGCTCGATTTTTCACTATCTGGAGGAGTCGCGCAATCTGGCGGTGACCAAGTCGTTTTTGTCTATTTTTGCCGAGCCTTCACTGCCTGAAGATCAGGAGCTGCTGCATCTCAAGGAGAACGAGCCTGTGGGAATTATGGAGGGAATCTTCTTCCTGGACAACGGGACGCCGTTCGAGTTCTCGCATATGCGGTTCCACTATGAGTATCTGAGGTTCAATACGTTCGTGTCGGTTCATTAA
- a CDS encoding phosphoketolase family protein, which yields MGLTIEQVDYSSKTYLAKLDAYWRATNYISVGQLYLKDNPLLREPLKDADIKVKPIGHWGTIPGQNFIYAHLNRVITKYDLNMFYIEGPGHGGQVMVSNSYLDGSYTEIYPQITQDIPGLKKLFKQFSFPGGVASHAAPETPGSIHEGGELGYSLSHSVGAILDNPDLISAVVVGDGEAETGPLAASWLSNRFINPITDGAVLPILHLNGFKISNPTILSRMSREELTAYFAGNGWEAFFVEGENPDLMHPEMAKVLDTIVERIAAIQKNARENNDATRPVWPMLVFRSPKGWTGPKSWDGVPNEGSFRAHQVPIPVDQKNMKHAPALLEWMNSYRPEELFDENGRLNAELAEILPTGDRRMGMNPVTNAGKLIKDLHKPNFRNYTLDNSAPGQVIAQDMAVLGKYLKEVVTLNEENRNFRIFGPDETMSNRLGPVFEVTKRQWMDAIQEPQDEFLAPYGRVIDSQLSEHQAEGILEGYVLTGRHGFFASYEAFLRVVDSMITQHFKWLRKATDQSWREDIPSLNVIATSTVFQQDHNGYTHQDPGLLGHLADKKPEFIREYLPSDANSLLAVFDKILNDRQKINLIVSSKHPRPQWFSADEAQELVDKGLKIIDWASTDKGGEPDLVIASSGTEPTMEALAAISILHEKLPELKIRYINVVDLLKLRSQKLDPRGLSDEEFDQFFTKDKPVIFAFHGYEGLIKDLFFDRHNHNLHVHGYRENGDITTPFDMRVLNQMDRFDLTKEAVLSLPDASKYQTIADEMDAMVQKHHAYIREEGIDLPEVESWVWKALN from the coding sequence ATGGGATTAACAATCGAACAGGTGGATTATTCCTCCAAAACGTATCTGGCAAAGCTTGACGCTTACTGGCGCGCAACCAACTACATCTCTGTAGGCCAGCTTTATTTGAAGGATAATCCGTTGTTAAGAGAACCGCTGAAGGATGCAGACATCAAAGTGAAGCCGATCGGACACTGGGGTACTATCCCTGGGCAGAACTTTATCTATGCGCACCTGAACCGTGTCATCACTAAATATGATCTCAACATGTTCTATATCGAAGGCCCGGGACATGGCGGACAGGTGATGGTCTCGAACTCTTATCTGGATGGCAGCTACACTGAGATCTATCCGCAGATCACCCAGGACATCCCTGGTCTGAAAAAGCTGTTCAAGCAGTTCTCCTTCCCTGGCGGTGTTGCTTCCCATGCTGCTCCTGAAACTCCCGGATCGATTCACGAAGGCGGCGAGCTGGGTTACTCCCTGTCGCACAGCGTGGGCGCGATTCTTGATAACCCTGACCTGATCTCCGCAGTGGTTGTAGGTGACGGCGAAGCCGAGACCGGCCCGCTGGCTGCTTCCTGGCTGTCCAACCGGTTCATCAACCCGATTACAGACGGTGCGGTATTGCCGATTCTGCATTTGAACGGCTTCAAGATCAGTAACCCGACGATCCTCTCGCGGATGAGCAGAGAAGAATTAACCGCATATTTTGCCGGAAACGGCTGGGAAGCCTTCTTCGTAGAAGGTGAGAACCCGGATCTGATGCACCCGGAAATGGCGAAGGTGCTGGATACAATCGTAGAGCGGATTGCCGCAATCCAGAAGAATGCCCGTGAAAATAACGATGCCACCCGCCCGGTATGGCCGATGCTGGTCTTCCGTTCCCCTAAGGGCTGGACTGGTCCGAAATCCTGGGATGGCGTACCGAATGAAGGCTCCTTCCGTGCCCACCAGGTGCCGATTCCGGTAGATCAGAAGAATATGAAGCACGCTCCGGCGCTGCTGGAATGGATGAACAGCTACAGACCGGAGGAACTGTTCGATGAGAACGGCCGCCTGAATGCGGAGCTGGCTGAGATTCTGCCAACCGGCGACAGACGTATGGGGATGAACCCGGTCACCAATGCCGGTAAGCTGATCAAGGACCTGCACAAGCCGAATTTCCGTAACTATACGCTCGATAACTCCGCACCTGGTCAAGTAATTGCACAGGATATGGCGGTGCTGGGCAAATACCTGAAGGAAGTGGTTACGCTCAACGAAGAGAACCGCAACTTCAGAATCTTCGGACCGGATGAGACCATGTCGAACCGTCTGGGACCTGTGTTTGAAGTGACCAAGCGCCAATGGATGGATGCCATTCAGGAACCGCAGGATGAATTCCTGGCTCCATACGGCCGTGTAATTGACTCTCAGCTGTCCGAGCATCAGGCGGAAGGGATTCTGGAAGGGTATGTACTGACCGGACGCCACGGATTCTTCGCCAGCTATGAAGCATTCCTGCGCGTGGTTGATTCGATGATCACCCAGCACTTCAAATGGCTGCGCAAGGCGACAGACCAGAGCTGGAGAGAGGATATTCCTTCGCTGAACGTGATCGCTACCTCTACCGTATTCCAGCAGGATCATAATGGCTATACCCACCAAGACCCGGGTCTGCTCGGCCATCTGGCTGACAAGAAGCCTGAATTCATCCGTGAGTATCTGCCGTCCGATGCGAACAGCCTGCTGGCTGTGTTCGACAAGATCCTGAATGACCGCCAGAAGATCAACCTGATCGTATCCTCCAAGCATCCGCGTCCGCAGTGGTTCTCGGCCGATGAAGCGCAGGAGCTGGTGGACAAAGGCCTCAAGATCATTGACTGGGCCAGCACTGACAAGGGCGGAGAGCCGGATCTCGTCATCGCTTCCTCTGGTACTGAACCTACAATGGAAGCCCTGGCTGCCATCTCGATCCTGCATGAGAAGCTGCCTGAGCTGAAGATCCGCTATATCAACGTGGTCGATCTGCTGAAGCTGAGAAGCCAGAAGCTCGATCCGCGCGGCTTGTCTGACGAGGAGTTTGATCAATTTTTCACAAAAGATAAACCGGTCATCTTCGCCTTCCACGGCTATGAAGGCCTGATCAAAGACCTGTTCTTCGACCGCCACAACCATAACCTGCATGTGCACGGCTACCGCGAGAATGGCGACATCACTACACCGTTCGATATGCGCGTCCTCAATCAGATG